The following are encoded together in the Picrophilus oshimae DSM 9789 genome:
- a CDS encoding aldo/keto reductase — protein MKYKFLGKSGIRISELVMGAMTFGNECDKKTSFTLLDKFESEGGNTIDTANVYSNGNSESIVGEWLKSRDRDDFIIATKVRFPMGAQPNNAGISTKHIRSSLKKSLERLQTDYIDLYQIHAWDMYTPLEESLYTLSDLVDKGLVNYIGVSNFKGWQLQKAIDISEKYGFRKIISIQPQYNLLERGIEYEIKDVVEENGLGVISWSPLRGGWLTGKFKQNVKPIGTNTRVERSSAIDPGEAWERYNNDRTWEIIKKEEDIANRRGVTVSQVSINWVRSHKWITAPIIGARNLEQLKDNLSSLNWELDNNEIEELNHVSMMKNFYPYDFIEWAVKRR, from the coding sequence ATGAAATATAAATTTCTTGGAAAAAGTGGTATAAGAATTAGTGAGTTGGTAATGGGTGCTATGACATTTGGAAATGAATGCGATAAAAAAACTAGCTTTACTTTATTAGACAAATTTGAAAGCGAGGGTGGAAATACAATTGATACAGCAAATGTTTATTCCAATGGAAATTCAGAAAGTATAGTTGGCGAGTGGCTTAAATCCAGAGATAGAGATGATTTTATTATAGCAACTAAGGTAAGGTTTCCGATGGGGGCTCAACCAAACAACGCTGGCATAAGCACTAAACATATTAGAAGTTCTTTAAAGAAATCTCTTGAGAGATTGCAAACCGATTATATAGACTTATATCAAATCCATGCTTGGGATATGTATACTCCGTTAGAAGAATCACTTTATACTCTATCTGATTTAGTCGATAAGGGTTTAGTAAATTATATTGGGGTTAGTAATTTTAAAGGTTGGCAACTGCAAAAAGCTATAGACATTTCTGAAAAGTATGGCTTTAGAAAGATAATATCAATACAACCTCAATATAACCTCTTAGAAAGAGGAATAGAATATGAAATTAAAGATGTTGTTGAAGAGAATGGCTTAGGTGTAATTTCATGGAGTCCTCTCAGAGGAGGATGGTTAACAGGGAAATTCAAACAAAATGTTAAGCCAATAGGTACTAACACTAGAGTGGAAAGGTCTAGTGCTATAGACCCAGGTGAGGCATGGGAAAGGTATAATAATGATAGAACATGGGAAATAATTAAAAAAGAAGAAGATATTGCAAACAGAAGAGGTGTTACTGTTTCTCAGGTTTCTATTAACTGGGTAAGATCACATAAATGGATCACTGCTCCAATAATTGGGGCAAGAAATCTGGAACAGCTGAAAGATAACCTTTCTTCTCTAAACTGGGAACTTGATAATAATGAAATAGAAGAATTGAATCATGTAAGCATGATGAAAAATTTCTATCCATATGATTTTATAGAATGGGCTGTTAAGCGTAGATAA
- a CDS encoding MFS transporter: MDSLENWDTAKLDKERYKWILSLGMADFLDAFLFVTAGVVITLLLIDFPHMSVVIEGFIPFSLSFGVFFGAFFGGRWGDKFGRKIIFMWDMALMAVAALIDGFSVNPIMFILVFFIAGIALGADVPTSWSMIAEFSPKKSRNFAIAIPYTMWVLAIPFVYTVDLAVTDLHAGVYSFRILMWIIAVIAFFVFLTRRQVIESPRWLLIKGHENEYTKLTKTYTKQKNTKDENKENNIETLTFSKFLKKGKFKKYFVLMIILYISWGLYASTFGTFTIFIFPGLGIKTLLDITIVEWVLEIIAISFELWWSRYNIKYSRNMAFTPIFAGAVVFVVVVAIASFLVNPILGFIGLVGFGTLSTMVSPIIRTWSVEMWPTEIRTTVQGQIWSYMRLASAVWLFAGPALLATVKDTGYLSIVIVFVVIVLIISTMLPNTNDKSLEEVRNMLELGTWKT, from the coding sequence ATGGATAGTTTAGAAAATTGGGACACAGCTAAATTGGATAAGGAGAGATATAAATGGATCCTATCTTTGGGGATGGCTGACTTTCTAGACGCTTTTTTGTTTGTTACTGCAGGTGTTGTAATAACGCTATTACTTATAGATTTTCCTCACATGTCTGTTGTTATTGAGGGCTTTATACCTTTTTCTCTTTCTTTTGGTGTTTTCTTTGGGGCTTTTTTTGGTGGAAGATGGGGTGATAAATTTGGTAGAAAAATAATTTTTATGTGGGATATGGCTTTGATGGCAGTGGCCGCATTAATAGATGGATTTAGTGTAAATCCAATTATGTTCATTCTTGTATTTTTTATTGCTGGAATAGCGTTAGGGGCTGATGTTCCAACGTCTTGGAGTATGATAGCAGAATTTTCACCAAAAAAAAGTAGAAATTTCGCTATTGCTATTCCATATACTATGTGGGTTCTGGCAATACCATTTGTATATACCGTTGATTTGGCTGTCACCGACCTCCATGCAGGCGTTTACAGTTTTAGGATTCTTATGTGGATAATAGCTGTGATAGCTTTCTTTGTATTCCTTACAAGAAGACAGGTAATTGAATCTCCACGCTGGCTCCTGATTAAGGGCCATGAAAATGAGTATACTAAACTGACAAAAACATATACTAAACAAAAAAATACAAAAGATGAAAATAAAGAAAATAATATAGAAACATTAACTTTTTCTAAGTTTTTAAAAAAAGGGAAATTTAAAAAATATTTTGTATTGATGATAATATTATATATCTCATGGGGTCTATATGCAAGTACATTTGGAACATTTACTATTTTTATTTTTCCTGGATTAGGAATAAAAACGCTTTTAGATATAACTATAGTAGAATGGGTACTGGAGATTATAGCCATATCATTTGAACTTTGGTGGTCACGCTATAATATTAAATACTCACGTAATATGGCGTTCACGCCTATATTTGCCGGAGCGGTTGTATTTGTCGTGGTTGTAGCTATTGCAAGTTTCTTGGTTAATCCAATTTTGGGATTTATAGGCCTAGTTGGATTTGGAACATTATCAACCATGGTTTCTCCAATAATACGCACATGGTCAGTTGAGATGTGGCCAACAGAAATTAGGACTACCGTACAAGGTCAAATTTGGTCTTATATGAGACTTGCAAGTGCTGTTTGGTTATTTGCTGGTCCAGCTTTATTGGCCACAGTAAAGGATACCGGATATTTATCTATAGTAATAGTTTTTGTGGTAATAGTACTTATTATTAGCACTATGCTGCCAAATACAAATGATAAGTCATTGGAAGAAGTAAGAAATATGTTAGAATTAGGCACTTGGAAGACTTAA
- a CDS encoding antitoxin VapB family protein has translation MGSKNISISDEAYLRLSKLKSRNESFTDVIYRLANRTNINEI, from the coding sequence ATGGGAAGTAAAAACATATCTATCTCTGATGAAGCGTATCTAAGGCTATCCAAACTAAAGTCTAGAAATGAAAGTTTTACAGATGTTATATATAGGCTTGCAAATAGGACAAATATTAATGAAATCTAA
- a CDS encoding alpha-L-rhamnosidase → MESIINKPIKGRTNFVKEPLGIDIEKPFFSWVLTSQTDNTYQTAYRIIVSKNEINLIKEVGDVWDTGKVASEKNSFVYYNGPPLKSFTKYYWRVKWWDNHGNESSFSDIYSFETAFVGKEMWVGKWIFVDSMVRKEFNINKVIKSARIYISALGYYELRVNGRKVGTKVLTPQWTDYRKKILYSTYDVAGELRNGLNCVGVMIGNSRYTTEYGYDGKHQVIMDILLVYNDGETVHFGTDESWKTSTGPIVYDDIYNGEIYDARLEQYGWDSPGFDDSKWAFCKYSNSKLGKLVSDALFPPIEIVGNIKPKSIIYIGENKYIVDFGQNFTGWVKIKLGYLNKGDKVKLRYAELLNNDNTLNTGPNRTAKNEDIYISKGRDNEFYEPRFTYHGFRYVEISGDNLILNLDNIEGRIVHSNVEPVGSIVFDKENDILNQIHKMVLWSQVSNLMGIPTDCPQRDERMGWLGDSSLTAEESIMNFNMYGFYIKWLSDIKDSQLDSGEIPDVVPPFWPLYPADPGWGDEYISILWDVYRYYGDKNILAEYYPYVKKWLNFLLSKIENGILTFYKYGDWCPPKMVKPLDTPGELYATSILFKDLGIMSQISKILGNNDYHDYENDMKTIKNAFNNKFLVERDETFPPFLNRQRYGIPDKLHIIYYGNHDYGTQTSQILPLYFDMAPLEIRDKIFNYLLNDVVINCSNHLNTGIFGTRYLLQVLSAFGHSETAFKVITQTSYPGWGYMLKEGATTLWERWEFLTGGPLHESEKNLAESGMNSHNHIMFGTVDNWFFDTLVGIVPDVENPGFKIFKLSPHFINEIKMIKFAFNSPIGSIHYKLETIENKKRQIHLHVPVNSKCRLELDKKEVAELISINNSKLLNNTINEQDKITYEFGSGNYEITIKLRGEKNEI, encoded by the coding sequence ATGGAAAGTATTATAAATAAACCTATTAAGGGCAGAACAAATTTTGTGAAAGAACCATTAGGTATTGATATAGAAAAACCTTTTTTTTCATGGGTACTTACCTCGCAAACAGATAATACTTACCAGACTGCATACAGAATAATTGTATCTAAAAATGAAATTAATTTGATTAAAGAGGTAGGAGATGTTTGGGACACAGGAAAGGTGGCATCGGAAAAAAATTCTTTTGTATATTATAACGGTCCACCTTTAAAAAGTTTCACTAAATATTATTGGAGAGTGAAATGGTGGGATAATCATGGAAATGAAAGTTCTTTCAGCGATATATATTCTTTTGAAACAGCTTTTGTTGGAAAAGAAATGTGGGTAGGAAAATGGATTTTTGTAGATTCAATGGTCAGAAAGGAATTTAATATAAATAAAGTTATTAAAAGTGCCAGAATATATATAAGTGCTCTTGGATATTACGAGTTAAGAGTAAATGGTAGAAAAGTGGGAACAAAAGTGTTAACACCTCAGTGGACAGATTATAGGAAAAAAATTCTATATTCTACTTATGATGTAGCAGGTGAACTTAGAAATGGCTTAAATTGTGTAGGTGTTATGATAGGTAATAGTAGGTATACGACGGAATATGGATATGACGGTAAACACCAAGTTATAATGGATATACTATTAGTATATAATGATGGTGAGACTGTACATTTTGGTACTGATGAATCATGGAAAACTTCCACAGGACCAATAGTATATGATGATATATACAATGGAGAAATATACGACGCACGGTTAGAGCAATATGGTTGGGATTCACCAGGATTTGACGATTCAAAATGGGCATTTTGCAAATACTCTAATTCCAAACTTGGAAAACTTGTTTCTGATGCTTTATTCCCACCAATAGAAATAGTTGGAAATATAAAGCCAAAATCTATTATCTATATAGGTGAAAATAAATATATAGTAGATTTTGGTCAAAATTTTACAGGATGGGTTAAAATAAAATTGGGATATTTAAACAAGGGTGACAAGGTAAAACTTAGGTATGCAGAATTGCTAAACAACGATAATACACTTAATACCGGTCCAAATAGAACTGCAAAAAATGAGGATATTTATATATCAAAAGGTAGGGATAATGAATTTTATGAGCCTAGATTTACGTATCATGGTTTTAGATATGTAGAAATTTCTGGAGATAATTTAATACTTAACTTAGATAATATAGAGGGAAGAATTGTACATAGTAATGTAGAACCTGTTGGTAGTATTGTATTTGACAAGGAAAACGATATACTAAATCAAATACATAAAATGGTTTTATGGTCACAGGTAAGCAATTTGATGGGAATTCCTACAGATTGCCCACAAAGAGATGAAAGGATGGGATGGTTAGGCGATTCTAGCTTAACAGCTGAGGAATCTATAATGAATTTCAATATGTATGGTTTCTATATAAAATGGTTAAGCGATATAAAAGATTCCCAACTGGATAGTGGCGAAATACCGGATGTTGTACCTCCTTTTTGGCCCCTATATCCAGCAGACCCAGGTTGGGGTGATGAGTATATTTCAATACTATGGGATGTATACAGATACTATGGAGACAAGAACATATTAGCTGAGTATTATCCATATGTTAAGAAATGGCTTAATTTTCTTCTTAGTAAAATTGAAAATGGCATTTTAACATTTTATAAATATGGTGATTGGTGTCCACCTAAAATGGTTAAGCCTTTAGATACGCCGGGAGAGCTATATGCCACGTCAATCCTTTTTAAGGATTTGGGTATTATGTCTCAAATATCAAAAATATTGGGAAATAATGATTACCATGATTATGAAAATGATATGAAAACTATAAAAAATGCTTTTAATAATAAATTCTTGGTAGAACGTGATGAAACATTTCCACCATTTCTAAATAGGCAAAGGTATGGTATACCAGATAAATTACATATTATATATTATGGTAATCATGATTATGGAACACAAACTTCTCAAATTTTACCTCTATATTTTGATATGGCACCATTAGAAATCAGAGATAAAATATTTAATTATTTATTAAATGATGTTGTAATTAATTGTAGTAATCATTTGAACACAGGAATTTTTGGTACTAGGTATTTACTTCAAGTTTTATCGGCCTTTGGTCACTCTGAAACTGCATTTAAAGTAATTACACAAACTAGTTACCCTGGCTGGGGGTATATGTTAAAAGAGGGTGCCACAACTTTATGGGAAAGATGGGAGTTCTTAACTGGAGGACCTTTACATGAATCCGAAAAAAATTTGGCTGAGAGTGGTATGAATTCTCACAACCATATTATGTTTGGCACTGTTGATAATTGGTTCTTTGATACACTTGTAGGTATAGTTCCTGATGTAGAAAATCCAGGATTCAAAATATTTAAATTGTCTCCACATTTTATAAATGAAATTAAAATGATCAAATTTGCATTTAATTCGCCTATAGGCTCTATTCATTATAAATTAGAAACCATAGAAAATAAAAAAAGACAAATTCATCTCCATGTGCCTGTTAATTCCAAATGTAGATTAGAATTAGATAAGAAAGAAGTGGCAGAACTAATATCAATAAATAATAGTAAATTATTGAATAATACTATAAATGAACAAGATAAAATTACATATGAATTTGGTTCGGGCAATTATGAAATAACAATAAAATTAAGAGGTGAAAAAAATGAAATATAA
- a CDS encoding PIN domain-containing protein, which yields MFVGIGLSIKQDQERHKISRLLNGLSVINFDEAVGLDESVLGEEIHPKVFGIIRRIKDKDEKVFAELERDIFGGGELFYQPLKDFLKNKGVEELEKMPYSVFSGLKKINYLEYSFITSMEKISISGIFTI from the coding sequence GTGTTTGTTGGAATTGGCCTTAGCATAAAACAGGATCAGGAAAGGCATAAGATTTCTCGACTACTTAATGGTCTGTCAGTAATAAATTTTGATGAGGCAGTAGGCCTTGACGAATCGGTACTTGGCGAAGAGATACACCCAAAAGTTTTTGGAATCATCAGAAGGATTAAAGATAAGGATGAGAAAGTATTTGCAGAACTGGAAAGAGATATATTTGGAGGAGGTGAATTGTTTTACCAGCCGCTTAAGGATTTCTTAAAGAATAAAGGTGTTGAGGAACTAGAAAAAATGCCATACAGTGTATTTAGTGGATTGAAAAAAATAAATTATCTGGAATATTCTTTTATTACAAGTATGGAGAAGATTTCCATTTCTGGTATCTTTACGATCTGA